In the genome of Anabrus simplex isolate iqAnaSimp1 chromosome 2, ASM4041472v1, whole genome shotgun sequence, the window tatgaaatgaaattatattggagagtgttgctggaatgaaaatgacagcaaaatctggagtacccggagaaaaacctgtcccgcctccgctttgttctgcacaaatctcgcatgggatgaccgagatttgaaccacggaacccaaaggtgaaaggcTGGCactctgctgcctgagccacagacgGTCTTCAGCATGGTCCTCACTGGACCTATATaactctgtaatcaagttgagatgattctctttgaagtttatataattttcttttccgattaactaCCACCATAACCTCTGCCATGCCACTGAACTTGATACTGTCacttggagtcacctactgaattagctcaaggaaacatgagcaggcgcttacccAGAAAGAGTGCctgttttatctttattcaccagaaatctggagcaccCACTCTGCTACTTGAGTGGCTGGAGTGTCTGCTCAAGGTCAGAGGTCTACTCTGAGTGACTGCTTCCGActggcggtttttattcacctcattgcgagtgcctgctctaaattagTGAGTAAATAGTGtgagctcatttttattcacaccacccaataacTGAAAAAAACATTTTCTGTTCCTAATCTTATTTTCCTTCGGAGGGTAGGAAAATGTCTCTCCTGACCAAAATACCTTCCTTTTATTACACATTTCTTATGCACTTAGTGTAAGATCTCGCTTCTGGGTTAGAAACTTTCCTTCAGAGTGTCATTGGCCTAGGTTGGTCTTATCCAACATCACCAAAAAGTAGCGCATTTGCATCATAGTTGTCCACATGCAGAAATCTTGTCCTGATCAAGGCCAAGTAGCTTCAACACTTGTAAATACTTCTTTAGAATTACATGTAGCCAGTACATTAACACAGGGGATCCCTTTCCTGTTAATAGTCATCTCTGTGAATGCTTTCTTTATCAatagatgagtacaatcaacagcCCCAATTGCAgcaggtcgtcgccataagacctatctgtgtcggtgcgacgtaaagcccctagcaaaaaaaaaaaaaaaaaaaaaaaaaaaattgcagaatTGCAGCAGGAAAAGTATATTGTTTGTGCTGTTCAGCTTTTGCAGTCTCATGTTCATGGATAGTTTAAGGGAATATGATATACTTACTGCATTTACTCTCATATCGTCCGCAATTTTTATGCCAATTTTAAGGTCTCAAAATAGGGGGTGTAATATTTATGCAAAAAAATTTcagtcaatttttttttaaagaccTGGGACTTATTGTAGCCATTGAAACTATTATTAGAGAGGTATTAATATAATAACAAAGAGATGCCCCACAGTTGCCAGTACAGCTTTTGACTAGTACAACCGGTACATCCACCGTCAAATTAAACCTGGTAAATATTGCGCGAAAACATAGTTAAAATGAGCAGTGGTTTCAGTACAACTCCACTGAAGGCTGTAATGGAATTTAATGGTCTATCGTTATGTATGACGACATCAGACTGGGAGCAGATGGTGATGATGCTGCGGTTTTCCATCACatagacttacaataattgaaaatcctccacctttttgatattttttatttgcagtctgaagcaaataaaaagtatcaaaaaggtggaggattttcaattattgtaagtctctgtgattagaatttgatacggaaaatgaagctgattacttgcaatttcCATCACATGCCGTGGAAATATTCATTGCAGTTTTATAATATCCAGCCCATTGTATTCAGTCCAATTACTTGCACCAAGTTACCATAGTAAATAATAATTGTGCTAAATGCCGAAATAATAGTTAAAAGTTAAAACGTTACTCAGGGAACATGCTCAAAGGATGACATATTTCGACCAGCTTACTTCTACATCATCACAATAAAAAACGAATGTAATTAACTTGTCATAGATTTCTTTTTCGAAACTGCAAATCTGACGTCAGATTTGAGTCAGCCTGATGAACTAGTTGGAAATGTGCATGCTGTGTTCCTGTGTCAGCGTGTTAGTGTGCCAGGTCTGTGATTCATCCTTTGCTTTTTCACGTGTTCTCATGAAGGCCACTGCGAGGTCAATGGCATCCCCATGCTGAGAAGACAGTGCGTCACTCATTAACGATTGTCACGTTACTGATACAACGTCATTAAAACACAAAAGCATTCGGTAACACGGTAATGCACACTGAATGGAATGAGTTATATTGGCTGTGTTGTTGAACTTATCTCATGAAATATTTTTCTGGATACACTCAAAAGTTTTTAACTTATTTACAAACctacaaaaaacaaagaaagattGAAACTGTACACGGAGGAAGATGAACTAAATATTGAATCGTGGCTTAATTGTTTCAGTTGTTTGGATTTTCTAAGGCAGACACCACTAAGGGTTTTGTTTATGCCGCAAAATATGTTTTGTTGAGAACAAAATCCTTCACTCTTTCTATTTAAGGCCAAAAATTTCATGATAAATAGTGATAGTCATTGCATAATGAATTCATGAACCTGGTGTTAATTATTAAAACAGTCATAAGAGAGACAGGAGTgtttatattcatattattattatattttttctctctcttaaaAAAAGAGAAAGCAAACAAGCAGTAGGTTGTATTGAAACACAGGACCTTCCCCATTTTTGTGTTTTGTATTTGACATGAACTTGCTGACATTTGTCTTCATAGTATGCTATGCTACTGTTCAGATGGTGACTATTTTCAACATGTTTTGAGCAGAAGTGACTTATGTCTAGTCATGCTGTTTATTCTAAAATGTGATTTTGAATGAGTTATTTTGAATAATATTAAAGTGTTCTTGATACCTATCTAAATGAATTAGTATTCTTTTAATTCTGCAGGATGCTTTGTGGAAGGCAGGAGCTGTGCTCTTTTTGGAGTGTGACTACCGTCTTGTGACTGGTCACATAGAACCTCTAGTGCAAGCAGCACTAGTTACTGGTGGGGGTGGTGTGACTAGTTGGCCAACAAAGTTTGCCACAACATCACTAACACATCCTAAAATGTTTGACTACTTCTGTACATCACCAGATAGCTTCCTCTTTCTACCCATGGTAGAGTCTTCTAGAATACTTATTTATAACAATTTTGGTATTCATAGAGAACTTATGCTGCCGTGGGTTAAGTGTGCACTAACTCGAGATTGTGTATACCCCATTGGTAAGTTTGATGTTTAGATTGTTGTAAAGCCTTTCATATTTCAGAACATAACTTCTTAAATATTTTTACTGATGTATATTGTAATGTGTAGGTGCTCAATCAGCAGGATGCCGGTTCAATAAGAAACCTCAGTACCGATACTCTGGGTGTCACCGATTTGATGGATCAGCTCTGAACATTGCATTGGGTCTTCATTTTGGGTTTGATGAGACACGGTATATTTACCAGGGTCAAGAAACTTTCTTTCGAAGAATAGGACCTGAGTTGGCTGCCGAAGAACTATCGGGACTAGACTGGAACAGCACTGATTCCACCATTACCAATAAAGACGGCACTTGAAGTTAGTTATTTCATGTATTTGTTCCTTGAAGTTTAAATATACTTGAGTTAAAACATTTTCAAGTTGTTATTTTTAAAAGGACACCTCTCTAAGTTGATATTTTACCTGAAATATGTTCCGAGGAGTTTCCCATATTCAAACTGAAGAAAGGcatttttaatttcataatagAATTTCAAAAAATGTGGTATGAATGCTGTATATTCTGTTGTACTGAGTCAGGTGTCAGGTATATTTAGAGGCTAACTTGATGCAATATGGCAGAAATACCTCATTGAGAAGTGGATAAAATGGTACATATTAAGGCAATTAAATCTGGACATTTTCAGGAATGTTGCTTCTTGACAAGATTTCTAGAAATCTGCAGCACTGCTCTGTAAGGAAACTGCTAGCGCATCCCCCTCCCCCCTTGTGTTCTGTAATAAATGCTTGTTTTTTGTTCTAAGTATTGATTTAAGAGGCTCATTGACGTTttctagtacatgtttcttttcTCTGGAAAGTTCCTAAGAATCGCTGCATCATTATGGTATTCATGTGTAGGACATCCACTTTTATGGTTCATTAAAGTGACCTCCTCCTCTGCGTGTCTCTAATGGTTCATATGTGGCAGATAAGTGTGTAGTTTCTCCTCCTGGCCATTTCATTTATGACGGTGTAACGATGGAAGTATACTGACTGGACctgaagtattttattattattattacacaatttTACACTATTTTATTAATGTTCAGCCATTATGGTCAAGagtttgctttacatctcaccgacacagataggtcctatagcgacaatggggtaggaaaggactaggagtgggaaggaagcagccatggcattttcctggtgtgaaaatgggaaaccacagaaaaccattttcagggctgccggaagtggAGTTCAAGcccgctgtctcccggatgcaagctcacagctgcgcacccctaactgcacggccagctcgctcggtcattATGGTCAAGCTTATAGATTACAGTATTCTGCGAAACTAAAATTTCTAATCATTGCATAATGTTCAaatagtgatcttttatatttcgggcATGTTGAATCTGGAACTCAAGTCAGTTTTCctgtatcacatcaggtttttTTGCAAAATTGAAATGAGTATATAAGACTCTCATGCATATACAGGGTTAATAACAGTCTATTATCACATATGAGAAAtactattttttctttttcttttttattcatctGAGCACAGTTGattaagttggccgtgcggttaggcgcatGCAGCTGtgagagcttgcatttgggagatactgcgttcaaaccccattgtcagcagctctggttttccatggtttcccattttcacaccaggcagatgctggggctgtagattaattaaggccacgactgcttccttccctatcccatcatcgccataagacctatctgtgccagtgcgacataaagcggattgtaaatttttaaaaagattacaagcaaatgttataattttaatttgttctAAAAGCTTAGAAGTGCATCCTCCTTTTTTTCGGACCTATAAATTTGTTTTGACCCAGGAAATCAGGTGTGCATACTAGAACTGTTTTGAAAGTTCAATAGTTTGTTAGTACTGTATTAAGCACCCAACAGTTTGATTCCCAATAATTAATTTGACATAACATTTTAAATGCTAGCCTAGATTATCACACATTGTTGATTCAGCTTCTGTATGACAATTTTGTAtgtctgcacttttaactttttcaAATTTCTATTAAGACAGCCTTTCAGGTCACTCTCTGAGTCTGAGAATTAAGTTGAGAGACAGGCCTGACTGTGATATTCGGCTTAGTCGCTGATGTACAGTTTGAATTTTCTTCTATGTCCATACTTGTTTGAGTTCTTTGTGAGACTTCATTAGCGAAAGTTGTTATTAGCAGGAGATATCATTGTTTCTTGAACTTCTGTGGTATAGAGATCTTTCTTAACTTTTGGTCTACAGTGGTGTTCAAAATTGACTTGTGTGTGGAAAGTCTTTGAAAATCTGTTGTGTGAATTTGAAAGAAAGTAAACAGAAATTGAGACATAATAATACAGTCCACTCTTGGTAACTGCAGACCTGCCAACAGTTATGAATCTTCCGTCATTTGTATGAATTTTATGATATTATTACGGTTGAGAgcaaaattattttggaaaattgCCCTTGTTTTACTTTCCAAATGaaaaaaatgtacaaaaaataCAATCCACAGGGTGAATTGTGAAATCGCAATACGCAGATGGCCACAGTACGCTACATTCCCATCTTCCAACATGCCTTGCTTCCTGATTTTTGTTTGCCACCATACGCTGCTGTAATATTAAGGAATTCATTCAGTGCTCATGGATACTTCTTTTAGTTATTTATATTGTTGTTGAGTGTTTTCCTTCCCTTCCCTGTTATTCTGCAACTGAAATGAAGCATGCCTGTGCTTCCAACAACATAACTCCAAATAAAAAGACTGCTTCAAAAGTACCATGATAATCATACAATACTAAAGAAAGGCCATGATTGATCTCATTGAAAATTCGTGTTAACCACGTGTATTGTATTGTGTATTGTTGTGATTTTTCTGTTACCCATGGTGGTAGAGATTATTTCAGAAGGCATATTAAACTGGTGGGGATTTTGGGCTCAGGCATGGGAGGCCAGGCCTCctttacttatatttcagaagcaATCAGGATTTCCTGTGAACCAACTGAGGACCCAATTTATTTCTCATCAGAAGTTTGCGGCCAAATTTAATACCCTTTTGTTTGGATTCCCGCCACATAGCTAATAATAGTCATAGGATACAATGCAAGACCTACAGCGATGATTTGTATGGGAATGATTATTTGATGTAATTTAATGCACCAGCCTACATGGGACGCTGGTTGACGGTGTAAAGACTAAAAGTGAGAGCAATTGACAGTGGAGGCATGTATTGCCATGATAACCAGTAAACCTCCTATGCTAGCAGTCAAATTCTCAGCAGAAGCCACTCTCAGTCTGACCTCATTGTATAGCTCCTACAAAGCATAAGCAGTGACTTAAACTCTAATGTGGTACATCTAATATGTATGTGCGTTGAATGTTGTCATACCTAGCCTCTCCATTAAACAAACCCGCGAGCCACCACTGATATAGAATCTCTTAGACACAAATCATATGGAAAATAGGGCAGAAAATAGACTTATTACAATTTACTTTGTTAATACAGATGAAAAGATTGTTACAGAGTTTCTGTTTACATTATTTCTTGTTGTTCCAGTTGCAGTTTCTGATCGTGCAGGGAATTTGTTCTGATCAGTGTTTCTGGATTCAAAAACTGCACAAAAGTATGGCTGCAGCAAAGCAAAATCTACTGCACTAATAGTGTTTGACAAGTGGGTCAAAAACAAGACATTGTTTGATATATGCAAATTGTACCATTTTCCTTAGGTATTGATGCCAGGAATGATGCCAAAACTGTTAAGCTTTATCCTTTGTTGATTTGTTTTATAATATAGACTAGGGTCAAGTCTGCACTTTACTTTTATCATTATCAGAGAGTGCTAATAATACACGTGAAGGAATTTTTTCATTTGTTAATAATGAAATGTATTCTCTAAATATTCGTCGGGAAAATTTTACAGCTTTTGGTTCTGACAAGCCGACAACGCTCTGCAAATATATCTCGGCCAAGCAGTCTTCTGTTTTCATACAGAGATGTCCATGCCATCAGATTCATTTAGCTGCTTGAAAAGCTAATACTTATTTGCCAGTTGGTATTGAAAATTTTTGTTTCAGATGTTGAAAAACATTCCCTACCACAAAGCACTTTGAAAGTATGTGGAGAGATATTTGGTGTTAAACCTAAAGTGATCTTTAAATATGTAAATACCTGTTAGCTTTATCTTCTTGGGAGTATTACCACAATTGCGGAGCAGTGGGAAGCTCTAACCCTAATGTTTTGCAATGAACACCCCCCCCGCCCAAaaatgagctcacaagacaatatGAGATAATTTATTCTTGATCGTAGGAGAAAGTTAtattcttgttttctttcttcagAATTTTTAATAACGTAAATATATTTCTACAACAAGATGTTCCACTTGCGCATGTGTTGACAGTTGAATTTAATGGTCTTTTAACAGACATGCCGGTGAGGTGTATTAAATCATCTTCCTTACAAGTGGGAGCTACTTATTTACTGGGGTGGAATTTAAAATAAAAAGCACCAGAAGGGAAGAATTTAGTGATTGAAAGAAAAAACAAAGGAAactgtgagtggtggtggtggtgaactGTAGTTTAGTTCTTCTGTTTGCGAAGTTCTGTCTTGGGAGGGACTGTGCAATCTGTGGTTGAGAGTAAGTCGgaggaaaaccagtgtggtttcagaccacagaggggctgtcaggatcagattttcagtatgtgccaggtaattgaaaaatgttcagAGTTTTATGTTACAGCACGTGGTTACATTGTGACAAAGTTTCCTCTTGGTGATGAATTTCTGAAATCTGCAGAGGAGGCAAAATGTTTCCTATTCATGTATTGATTAAAACGCTAATAGATCTCCCAAAATTATAGCCGACTCAGAACGTAATAACCTTGAGTAAGAATTTACATCTTACTAGTGTGATATTTTCTCTGGTGACATAATAAATTGTTGCAGGATTGATGTTGCTTGAAGTAAATTCGCCAATTTGAAGAATGAAAGTGGTCAAATAAAGTACAAAACTTCCAGAAAGGTTATGTATGCTGTTTCGTTAGTGACAGACAGTAatgcacagacagacagagaagCACATTCTTCAGCATTgtagaaaaaaaaatcaaacagAATTCAGGGCCTCACTGAATACAAATGCATTGTCATCAGTCCTCAATCAGGAAGTAAAGATTGTATCAGAGGGTACTGTATGTTTCAACAAAAGCTTTGCCAAGTAGAAGTTACAAGAGGCAAAGCATACAACACCACAGAATATAAACGAGGTAGAGTAACAGGTActtaatcacacacacacacacacacacaaaatttaaagttAAGGTCTCCACGTTttcatactgaactgggaatcgtgacattaattcaaattatgatcttcacatgaccacattgttggcttcgaaacacctgaattaagcctgttaattaccgcaacttaagagaacatggtttattcttcccactgataacatatgttgccttatgatctatgcacctcaagctggactattctcttctttatcaagactcaacaactgggataccttctcaaaaatgttatattttacggtcagacgcacctcatcatttcaactggttataatctaacagtgactttataggtgctgtcattaTGTTTTAGATGGTCAGatgcaccataccctcatcattttaacgttacatttaaaatttgccttagtaggtgcatttaaatgttgtatatagatacgccttatgttctacaaacctcaagcaggattattttctcgtgtatcataccctaactattgttaccttctctgttttgctttcactgttttaacttttgactatttagctttcaacattaatccttgtatttgctgtccattttgctcaattgatttgttggctgatgatgactgacaatgagcgtcaaaactagtaccaatcttctttaaacgttatgtgatatatattcacatcagtAAACaatcatggtattgaaaaggtggacctttaacattttcattttactgtaatcccagttcaatacagaacaaaatgaagtttctaactttcaaccTGCAGCAACTCAATACAACCCTGTCATCAAACAACGAACAGTGGGAAAgcaaattactggttgtaaacaagAATACCGCTGCAAATTGACCAATTAAGTTAGAATCTGTATAACAGAGGGTGGCTAAATTATTAGACTCAAGGTAAAAAAAATGAATAAGTATAGTTCCTCAATAAAATACTCTTCATTAAACATActtaatgttaatattattcaCTTAACAATATCTTGGGTATATTTAAaaagattttttctgttacttggtTTGTTATGGTAGCACTGCAGTCAGCTGGTGCTCCATCTTGTGGATTATGAAAATCAGCCTCTTTAGCGTGAAGTATTTTATCGTAAATATTAAATGAATTAGTGTGTTTTTGGAAGTTAAATGCTTCTATTAATTTAGAGAATTATTCTTTTCTGTGTTTTATATACAGGAAACACTAAGCAGACATTGTATTTTCAGATTTTAGTGTGAAGTTGTGTTACGAATCAAAAGTgaggtaggggccgatgaccttcgatgttaggccccttaaaacaacaagcatcatcatcaaaagtgaGGTTATGGGTACAGCAAGCGATTTATCTCCGCGGAAAATAACAGTTGTACGTGTTCTTTTTCAAGAAAAGACTTGCTCGCAGAGAGCCATAGCACAAAAACTAAATATATCCCAAAAATCTGTTAGCAGAATTAAAAAAACAGTGTGGTAAAGAGCAAGAATGCCAACAGAATCGTAGTGGGAAATGTGGACGTAAACAAAAACTTAGTGACAGGGGCATGAGAAAACTTAAAAATCTTGTCTTACAAAACAGGAAATCAACTAATAAGGAATTCTCCCTCAAGATGCATGAGTATGGAGTGGATGTGTCGCCACGGACAGTGCGAAGAACACTCGGTAGGGAAGGATTTCGATCTTGACGGCCTCAGAAAAAAGCCACGATCACTCCTTCAGTGGCTGTGAAGCACCTTAAATGGACTAAAGGCTTCAAACACTGGACCCCATTAGATTGGCAAAAGGTAAAtcctttttatttacttatttctataATAAATAGACATCAAAAGTTCATTTATAAGGATTAATTACTTCAGGAGGCCCGCTAGAGTAAAATGTTGCATATTGAGAATTTTTGGAAGTTCATTGTAATGTTATGTATGGGACTGTTTTCCCCTCTCTTTGAGTGTCAGTTATAAGCTGAATGGGGTCTGTTTTCCTTCCAGGTGATCTTTACAGATGAATCCTCCCAATACCTCAGGAGGAGATCAAGTGAGGAATTTAACATTGATTGTGTTCAACAAAGTGTTAAACACTCAGCCAGTGTGATGGTTTTGGGAATGATGCCATTGTGGGGCCCTGGAGATATTTATATTGTAGAGGGAACTATGAATCAGTATCAGTACCTTAGGGTACTGAAAGAAGTACTTCTGCCAAAAGCAAACGGTTTGTTTCCAAATGGGGAATTTGTCATGATGCAGGATGGAGTTCCTTGTCACACGGCAAAGTTGCTGTTGAATTATTTGGCTGAGAAGGAGGTCGGTGTTCTCCCCTGGCCACGGAACTCGCCACATCTTAATCCTATTgaagtccggcctcgcggtgtagggggtaacatGCCCGCCTGTCACCCGACAGCTCCGGGTTCGATGCCCAGCCAGGtctggggtttttaattgtaaattattaatatccctgcctggggactgggtgttcatgttgTCCTTAATAttattttcctcacattcaacactctacgaggacggtttgaaaagttctcggaatcaccgctagatgtcagtgctagagcaacaaggttcctgtgcaataatcacacatcctttgtgagtgaacatgtggcgcgtcagtgctctagctgcaggagtgtggtagtgacgactctttgttgttgttcccgcttagtgatttgtgacaatggaaaaaactgagattcgagcagtgattaaatactttgtaaagataggtatgaaagcaaaggaaattcatgccgactttcagaacacactgggggactctgctccttcattttcaactgttgccaagtggaccagcaagtttaaatttggtcgggtgAGTTTGGATAATGATCCGcttagtggacggccaaaaagtgttctgaccccagaatttatcgcaaaagtgcatgaAATGGTCATGCAGgattgtcgactgaaagtgcgggagatttctgaagctgtagggatgtcttctgaatgggtatatattatattttaagcaaagaattgggtatgaaaaaattatccgcaagatgggtgccgcggctcttgacattggacaataaacgcaccagattggaaatgtccgaacaaagtctggctcgTTTTCAGTGCAGCCAACAAGAGTTTTTGctccggtttgtgactacagatgaaacttgggtccactactatacctcagaaacaaaacagcagtcaaagtagTGGAAcctgctgattcaccaccaccaaagaaagcaaaggcagtacgttcagccggaaaggtcatggcctcagttttctgggatgcaaaaggcattctgctgatagattatcttcctactggccaaacaattacggggcaatactatgcaaacctcctagaccaactacaggaaaagatacgcaaaacaaggcctggtttggcaaggaaaaaggtcatctttcatcaggacaacgctctgccgcacacaagtgttattgacatggcaaaacttcatgaactggggtacgaattgttgccacatccaccttattcacctgatttggcaccatcagactttcatctattccccaagctgaaaattttcctcggtggacggagattttctacaagggaagaactgacagccgaattggagaggtattttgcaggcctgaaggaatctcattttcgagatgggatcaaggcattggaacatcgctggaccaaatgcattagtctacagggagactatgttgaaaaatgaaagcagttccaccgaggtaagatacttaattctagtgcATTCCGAGAACTTTTCGAACCACCGACGTACACTTGCaatattccaattacacgcaggttcaaatCATGTGGTACAAGTGGTGgtaaaagatctctagaggtcgacaccacaaacaaaaatcattaaaaaaaaaaaaagtattgaaaatcTCTGGGGTATAATTAAGATGAAACTGAAGAAGAGTAATATCACTACCAAGCAAGCCTTAATAGAGCAATGGAGAGATCTGACATCACGACCCAGAAATAAGAAAAAAACTGTAAATTTGGTAAATAGTATGCCTCAAAGACTCCCGTCTGTTATCAAACACAAAGGAATATATATCATTGTGTAGGATTaattatgtaattttatgtaaataaggaCTGGTGAGTTGCAAAATtgatgttgagtctaataatttggccaccctCGGTAGTGTGTTTGAGTAGATGTGTCCAAAATATTAGAGAGATTGtgaaatattaaccgaactggcatccataCCTGCGTCAGatttttttatgtttgtaaaaaatatcttcataaatttattttttgaaaattactgcgctattatgataattaaaactcatttctGTGTAGAAGAAAATGTGATCTTTgtaaatattccaaaagttgttataatcatggcttactGTAGCATTGAAAAATTTCAAAAACCGTTAAAAATCCTgcaatttctggagggtagcacatttaaatatggccgtctccaatgtgttaaaagtGATAATTCTAGGCAATCAAATCCATGATTACCCTCATTACTAACGCCCAACTCCAAAGATTGGGCGGTCTGTGACTGAAACAGAAACACATATTTAAATTCGCATTGTGGAATGTGAGAAATTTATCATATGATATCACTCGAATCACATTCAAGCTTGAAATAAAATCCTTAATAAGATTTaccatatttttgttttaaaatatcaTATGGTGAAGACCTGCTGCAGGACTGTTGGTTGTATTCGTTAGCTCAATAAGCTTGAAGTGCCTTTGTTGCTCTCTCTTTTTACGGTCAGTGCTGTCAGAATGGGCGCCATTAATAAAAGCGAGGCTTGTCTCGAGAGAAAGTGAAGGTTTTTTATTAATAACAGCTTCCCTTCTCTGTCACACCATGGCACGCCACTGCTTGGAGGTACACTGACAAAAGTCAAATAATTTCATCCTATTGCATCGATGTAGGTGGCCTTTGATTGAAGGAAAAATATATTGTAGCTGTGTCAGCTTGACAATGTAGCAACCTGGTGATATTTGGCAACT includes:
- the LOC136864812 gene encoding uncharacterized protein isoform X2 translates to MRTKSFILFLVCVVVTTVFLIGFGNQRPSIETIVTETHKQLNNLKTFKEDLYNAQEKRLVADSKYLKRLGFTQHPRLYPHSVWKNTTLPVVITYVLDGQEQQAVGFAHNIAHYLPNHTALIYNLGLEHYAYQMLLGHCNSSRCTVVNYDLSVFPSHVEEERLHAFRPLIIQDALWKAGAVLFLECDYRLVTGHIEPLVQAALVTGGGGVTSWPTKFATTSLTHPKMFDYFCTSPDSFLFLPMVESSRILIYNNFGIHRELMLPWVKCALTRDCVYPIGAQSAGCRFNKKPQYRYSGCHRFDGSALNIALGLHFGFDETRYIYQGQETFFRRIGPELAAEELSGLDWNSTDSTITNKDGT